In Thauera aromatica K172, one DNA window encodes the following:
- a CDS encoding formate dehydrogenase subunit alpha yields MLTKKTASAASSVARRQGGAAVGHFGRTLDRRAFLKRSGLGVGAGALAVQLPYNLIATAEAAAPAAARGSGQAEVKRTVCTHCSVGCAIDAVVENGVWVGQEPVFDSPINLGAHCAKGAAIREHGHGEHRLRYPMKLVDGKYQRISWEQAITEVGDRLLKIREESGPDAVYWIGSSKHNNEQSYLLRKFVSFWGTNNCDHQARICHSTTVAGVANTWGYGAMTNSYNDMQNAKAMLFIGSNAAEAHPVSMMHILHAKENGAKMIVVDPRFTRTAAKAHQYIRIRSGTDVPFLFGLLYHIFQNGWEDRKYIDDRVFGMDKVREEVLAKWTPDKVEEACGVPEDQMLLAARTMAENRPSTIVWCMGQTQHSIGNAMVRASCIVQLALGNIGTSGGGANIFRGHDNVQGATDIGPNPDSLPGYYGLAAGSWKHWCSVWGVDYEWVKSRYVSQELMEKSGITVSRWIDGVLEDKAVIDQPAGNLRAVVYWGHAPNSQSRGAEMVEAMKALDTLVVIDPYPSATAGMAAMVRKDGVYLLPACTQFETEGSATASNRSLQWREKVIEPLFESRPDHTIMYAFARKFGWADEFVKNIKLVKDAQGWDEPDMADTLREINRGTWTIGYTGQSPERLKLHMKNMHTFDVKTLRAVGGPCDGEYFGLPWPCYGTPEMKHPGTPNLYDTSKHVMEGGGNFRANFGVEKDGVSLLAGEGSASKGAEIQMGYPEFDHVLLKKLGWWDELTDAEKAAAEGKNWKTDSSGGIIRVAMKNHGMHPFGNAKARALVWNFPDPIPQHREPIYSPRPDLVAKYPTHDDKMKFWRLPTLYKSMQEKLADISREYPLVMTSGRLVEYEGGGEETRSNPWLAELQQEMFAEVNPKDANDAGFRNGDYIWVESPTKAKLKVRAQVTQRVAPGTVFLPFHFSGWWQGKDMLEHYPEGAAPIVRGEAVNTATTYGYDAVTMMQETKTTLCRVTKA; encoded by the coding sequence ATGTTGACGAAGAAGACTGCGAGTGCGGCGTCGAGCGTCGCCCGCCGCCAGGGCGGGGCCGCCGTCGGCCATTTCGGCCGGACCCTGGACCGCCGTGCGTTCCTGAAGCGTTCCGGACTGGGTGTCGGCGCCGGCGCGCTGGCCGTCCAGCTGCCGTACAACCTGATCGCTACGGCCGAAGCCGCGGCGCCGGCCGCGGCGCGCGGCAGCGGCCAGGCCGAGGTGAAGCGCACGGTGTGCACCCACTGCTCGGTCGGCTGCGCGATCGACGCGGTGGTCGAGAACGGCGTCTGGGTAGGCCAGGAGCCGGTGTTCGACTCACCGATCAACCTCGGCGCGCACTGCGCGAAAGGGGCGGCGATCCGCGAGCACGGCCACGGCGAACACCGCCTGAGATACCCGATGAAGCTGGTCGACGGCAAATATCAGCGGATCAGCTGGGAGCAGGCGATCACCGAAGTGGGCGACCGCCTGCTGAAGATCCGCGAGGAATCCGGCCCGGATGCGGTGTACTGGATCGGCTCGAGCAAGCACAACAACGAGCAGTCCTACCTGCTGCGCAAGTTCGTGTCCTTCTGGGGCACCAACAACTGCGACCACCAGGCGCGCATCTGCCACTCCACCACGGTGGCGGGAGTAGCGAACACCTGGGGCTACGGGGCGATGACGAACTCGTACAACGACATGCAGAACGCGAAGGCGATGCTGTTCATCGGCTCCAACGCCGCCGAGGCCCACCCGGTGTCGATGATGCACATCCTGCACGCCAAGGAAAACGGCGCCAAGATGATCGTCGTCGACCCGCGCTTCACCCGCACCGCAGCCAAGGCCCACCAGTACATCCGCATCCGCTCCGGCACCGACGTGCCCTTCCTGTTCGGCCTGCTCTACCACATCTTCCAGAACGGCTGGGAGGACCGGAAGTACATCGACGACCGCGTCTTCGGCATGGACAAGGTGCGCGAGGAGGTGCTGGCGAAATGGACCCCGGACAAGGTCGAGGAAGCCTGCGGCGTACCCGAGGACCAGATGCTGCTGGCCGCGCGCACGATGGCGGAGAACCGCCCGTCCACGATCGTCTGGTGCATGGGCCAGACCCAGCACTCGATCGGCAATGCGATGGTGCGCGCCTCCTGCATCGTCCAGCTCGCGCTCGGCAACATCGGCACCTCGGGCGGCGGGGCGAACATCTTCCGCGGCCATGACAACGTCCAGGGGGCGACCGACATCGGCCCCAACCCGGATTCGCTGCCCGGCTACTACGGCCTTGCCGCGGGGTCGTGGAAGCACTGGTGCAGCGTGTGGGGCGTGGACTACGAGTGGGTCAAGAGCCGCTACGTCTCGCAGGAGCTGATGGAAAAGTCCGGCATCACCGTGTCGCGCTGGATCGACGGCGTGCTCGAGGACAAGGCCGTGATCGACCAGCCCGCGGGCAACCTGCGCGCGGTGGTGTACTGGGGCCATGCGCCGAACTCGCAGAGCCGCGGCGCGGAGATGGTCGAGGCGATGAAAGCGCTCGATACCCTGGTGGTGATCGACCCCTACCCGTCGGCGACCGCGGGCATGGCGGCGATGGTGCGCAAGGACGGCGTCTACCTGCTGCCGGCGTGCACCCAGTTCGAGACCGAGGGCTCGGCGACGGCCTCGAACCGCTCGCTGCAGTGGCGCGAGAAGGTCATCGAGCCGTTGTTCGAGTCCAGGCCCGACCACACCATCATGTATGCCTTCGCCAGGAAGTTCGGCTGGGCCGACGAGTTCGTCAAGAACATCAAGCTGGTCAAGGACGCCCAGGGCTGGGACGAGCCGGACATGGCCGACACCCTGCGTGAGATCAACCGCGGCACGTGGACGATCGGCTACACCGGGCAGTCGCCGGAGCGCCTGAAGCTGCACATGAAGAACATGCACACCTTCGACGTGAAGACCTTGCGCGCGGTCGGCGGCCCCTGCGACGGCGAGTACTTCGGCCTGCCCTGGCCGTGCTACGGCACCCCGGAGATGAAGCATCCGGGCACGCCCAACCTGTACGACACTTCCAAGCACGTGATGGAGGGCGGTGGCAACTTCCGCGCCAACTTCGGCGTCGAGAAGGACGGCGTGTCCCTGCTCGCCGGCGAAGGCTCGGCGTCGAAGGGCGCCGAGATCCAGATGGGCTACCCCGAGTTCGACCACGTGCTGCTGAAGAAGCTGGGCTGGTGGGACGAACTGACCGACGCCGAGAAGGCCGCCGCCGAAGGCAAAAACTGGAAGACCGACTCCTCGGGCGGGATCATCCGCGTCGCGATGAAGAACCACGGCATGCATCCGTTCGGCAATGCGAAGGCGCGTGCGCTGGTGTGGAACTTCCCCGACCCGATTCCGCAGCACCGCGAGCCGATCTACTCGCCGCGCCCCGACCTGGTGGCGAAGTACCCGACCCACGATGACAAGATGAAGTTCTGGCGCCTGCCGACGCTGTACAAGTCGATGCAGGAAAAACTCGCCGACATCTCCCGCGAATATCCGCTGGTGATGACTTCGGGGCGCCTCGTCGAGTACGAGGGCGGCGGCGAGGAGACGCGCTCCAATCCCTGGCTCGCCGAACTGCAGCAGGAGATGTTCGCCGAAGTGAACCCGAAGGACGCCAACGACGCCGGTTTCCGCAACGGCGACTACATCTGGGTCGAGTCGCCGACCAAGGCGAAGCTCAAGGTGCGCGCCCAGGTCACCCAGCGCGTGGCGCCGGGCACGGTGTTCCTGCCCTTCCACTTCTCCGGCTGGTGGCAGGGCAAGGACATGCTCGAGCACTACCCCGAGGGGGCGGCACCGATCGTGCGCGGTGAGGCGGTCAACACCGCCACCACTTACGGCTACGACGCGGTGACGATGATGCAGGAGACCAAGACCACCCTGTGCCGCGTCACCAAAGCGTAA
- the fdh3B gene encoding formate dehydrogenase FDH3 subunit beta: MGRMKFLCDAERCIECNGCVTACKNEHEVPWGVNRRRVVTMNDGVPGERSISVACMHCTDAPCMAVCPTDVFYRTEEGVVLHDKDGCIGCGYCFYACPFGAPQFPNGPAAFGARGKMDKCTFCAGGPEQTGSQAEYEKYGSNRLAEGKLPLCAEMCSTKALLAGDAAMVADIFRERVLRRGGGAEVWGWDAAYGGGEQKRERKREGQS; encoded by the coding sequence ATGGGACGGATGAAATTCCTCTGTGACGCCGAGCGCTGCATCGAATGCAACGGCTGCGTCACCGCATGCAAGAACGAGCACGAAGTGCCGTGGGGCGTGAACCGGCGCCGGGTGGTGACGATGAACGACGGCGTGCCCGGCGAGCGTTCGATTTCGGTCGCCTGCATGCACTGCACCGACGCGCCGTGCATGGCGGTGTGCCCGACCGACGTCTTCTACCGCACCGAGGAAGGGGTGGTGCTCCACGACAAGGACGGCTGCATCGGCTGCGGCTACTGCTTCTACGCCTGTCCGTTCGGCGCGCCGCAGTTCCCCAACGGCCCGGCGGCGTTCGGCGCGCGCGGCAAGATGGACAAGTGCACCTTCTGCGCCGGCGGTCCCGAGCAGACCGGCTCCCAGGCCGAGTACGAGAAGTACGGCTCGAACCGCCTGGCCGAAGGCAAGCTGCCGCTGTGCGCCGAGATGTGCTCGACCAAGGCGCTGCTCGCCGGCGACGCGGCAATGGTTGCCGACATCTTCCGCGAGCGCGTGCTGCGCCGCGGCGGCGGCGCCGAAGTGTGGGGCTGGGATGCCGCCTATGGCGGCGGTGAGCAAAAGCGTGAACGCAAGCGGGAGGGGCAGTCATGA
- a CDS encoding formate dehydrogenase subunit gamma, whose product MRNFFMRSQGGGVFAALLLVLLWAAALPLQAAEPPPGSSAAEQAQRQVERPLNNAPVWRAVRSGEAHLTTVRGPETAVLIQSEGNTWRQLRNGPITRYGGWLLILVPAAILLFWLVRGAMKLHGTPSGRTVKRFSGFERFVHWGTAISFVLLAVTGLAILFGKHVLLPVLGHGALGGVLTAGKLVHNYVGPLFGVFIVLMILTFVRDNFWQAVDGVWIRRAGGLFGGEHVPSGRFNFGEKTWFWIGVTLLGLIVVVSGLVMDFPNYGWERSDMQTANVVHAVAAIVLLALSFGHIYMGTVGMEGAYRAMRTGFVDETWAKEHHELWYQEAKSGKPGRS is encoded by the coding sequence ATGAGGAACTTCTTCATGCGGAGCCAGGGGGGCGGGGTGTTCGCCGCGCTGCTGCTCGTGCTGCTGTGGGCGGCGGCCCTGCCGTTGCAGGCGGCCGAGCCGCCGCCCGGCAGTTCGGCCGCCGAGCAGGCCCAGCGCCAGGTCGAGCGCCCGCTCAACAATGCGCCGGTGTGGCGGGCGGTGCGCTCGGGCGAAGCGCACCTGACCACGGTGCGCGGGCCCGAGACCGCGGTGCTGATCCAGAGCGAAGGCAATACCTGGCGCCAGCTGCGCAACGGCCCGATCACCCGCTACGGCGGCTGGCTGCTGATTCTGGTGCCGGCGGCGATCCTGCTGTTCTGGCTGGTGAGGGGGGCGATGAAGCTGCACGGAACGCCGAGCGGGCGGACCGTGAAGCGCTTTTCCGGCTTCGAGCGCTTCGTGCACTGGGGTACCGCGATCAGCTTCGTGCTGCTGGCGGTGACCGGGCTGGCGATCCTGTTCGGCAAGCACGTGCTGTTGCCGGTCCTGGGCCATGGCGCGCTGGGCGGGGTGCTGACCGCGGGCAAGCTGGTGCACAACTACGTCGGGCCGCTGTTCGGCGTGTTCATCGTGCTGATGATCCTCACCTTCGTGCGCGACAACTTCTGGCAGGCGGTCGATGGGGTGTGGATCCGCCGCGCCGGCGGTCTGTTCGGCGGCGAACACGTGCCTTCGGGGCGCTTCAACTTCGGCGAGAAGACCTGGTTCTGGATCGGCGTCACCCTGCTCGGGCTGATCGTGGTGGTTTCCGGGCTGGTGATGGACTTTCCGAACTACGGCTGGGAGCGCAGTGACATGCAGACGGCGAACGTGGTCCATGCGGTCGCTGCGATCGTCCTGCTGGCGCTGTCCTTCGGTCACATCTACATGGGCACGGTCGGCATGGAGGGGGCCTACCGGGCGATGCGCACCGGCTTCGTCGACGAAACCTGGGCGAAGGAGCACCACGAACTCTGGTACCAGGAGGCCAAAAGCGGCAAACCGGGCCGCTCCTGA
- a CDS encoding 4Fe-4S dicluster domain-containing protein, with protein MHDDPPVPPVSDPASGRSPSAGSGAASAPGVRLCDCNRSFAIDAERLAATAAAFTCHHALCGAELAVVDADLAAGREVFVSCTQEAALFGELAEVQGAGERLHLFNLREHAGWSAESAQATPKLAALIAAASALAEPAPLPGVQLRAGRRLLIVGEAGAALGWAERLKDSFEPALLITGRVGDVELPAVNAYPLWSGRPLALSGHLGAFELSWEQRNPIDLALCVRCNACVRACPEGAIGFDLQVDADQCRGHRACVAACGEIGAIDFARRDVRRSERFDLVLDLCAEPLLRRVELPDGYAAPGRDPFAQALAVQALGELVGEFDKPRYVAFEAALCAHARSRKTGCTNCIEVCATEAIRADGDVIALDPYLCKGCGTCTTVCPSGALGFQYPPVAELGLRVKTLLAEYARAGGEVACLLFYAATAGGAVIDRLARRGRGLPARVIPVEVWSADAVGLDLMLGSLALGACQVAVLAAGSHDTAPLKAQAGHGQTILSALGYAGEHLRIIDADDAEHWPGLEAALWGWAPAAAVGSPARFRLLPKKRETLDLALRHLVAQAPAAGSDAGLPAAIALGAGAPFGQVCATDACTLCMACTGACPAGALRAASDGFRLEFVEKNCLQCGLCVASCPEGALGLEARLLLGDEARHAHTLRAAETFHCTRCGKAMGAAPLIESMVARLSAHAMFATEAERARLRMCGDCRVIDMMQTGSAVNAWDLTE; from the coding sequence CCGGCCGGAGCCCGAGCGCCGGTTCCGGCGCCGCCTCCGCTCCGGGAGTCCGTCTGTGCGACTGCAACCGCAGTTTCGCCATCGATGCCGAACGCCTGGCCGCCACCGCGGCGGCGTTCACATGCCACCACGCCTTGTGCGGCGCTGAACTGGCGGTCGTGGATGCCGATCTCGCCGCCGGCCGCGAGGTCTTCGTTTCCTGTACCCAGGAGGCGGCATTGTTCGGGGAACTCGCCGAGGTCCAGGGCGCGGGCGAACGCCTCCACCTCTTCAACCTGCGCGAGCACGCCGGCTGGTCGGCCGAGTCGGCGCAGGCCACGCCCAAGCTTGCCGCGCTGATCGCCGCCGCGAGCGCGCTGGCCGAACCCGCGCCGCTGCCCGGAGTGCAGCTGCGCGCCGGGCGCCGCCTGCTGATCGTCGGCGAGGCGGGCGCGGCGCTGGGCTGGGCCGAGCGGCTGAAAGACAGCTTCGAGCCTGCGCTGCTGATCACCGGACGGGTGGGGGACGTCGAACTGCCGGCAGTGAATGCGTATCCGCTGTGGTCGGGGCGGCCGCTGGCGCTGTCCGGCCATCTGGGCGCCTTCGAGCTGAGCTGGGAGCAGCGCAACCCGATCGATCTCGCCCTGTGCGTGCGCTGCAACGCCTGTGTCAGGGCCTGTCCGGAAGGGGCGATCGGCTTCGATCTGCAGGTCGATGCCGACCAATGTCGCGGCCACCGCGCCTGTGTGGCGGCCTGCGGCGAGATCGGCGCGATCGACTTCGCGCGCCGGGACGTGAGGCGCAGCGAGCGCTTCGACCTGGTGCTCGACCTCTGCGCCGAGCCCCTGCTCCGGCGCGTCGAACTGCCCGACGGTTATGCCGCGCCGGGGCGCGACCCCTTCGCCCAGGCGCTCGCGGTACAGGCCCTCGGCGAACTCGTGGGCGAGTTCGACAAGCCGCGCTACGTCGCTTTCGAGGCCGCCTTGTGCGCCCACGCTCGATCGCGCAAGACCGGGTGTACGAACTGCATTGAAGTGTGCGCGACCGAGGCGATCCGCGCCGATGGCGATGTGATCGCGCTCGATCCCTATCTGTGCAAAGGCTGCGGCACCTGCACCACGGTGTGCCCTTCGGGGGCGCTCGGCTTCCAGTACCCGCCGGTGGCCGAACTCGGCCTGCGGGTGAAGACCCTGCTCGCGGAGTACGCGCGCGCCGGCGGCGAGGTGGCCTGCCTGCTGTTCTACGCGGCCACGGCGGGTGGTGCGGTGATCGACCGCCTCGCCCGCCGTGGCCGCGGCCTGCCGGCGCGGGTGATTCCGGTCGAGGTGTGGAGCGCGGACGCGGTCGGCCTCGACCTGATGCTCGGCAGCCTCGCGCTGGGCGCCTGCCAGGTGGCGGTGCTCGCCGCCGGCAGCCACGACACCGCGCCGCTGAAGGCGCAGGCCGGCCACGGCCAGACCATCCTCAGTGCCCTCGGCTACGCCGGCGAACACCTGCGCATCATCGATGCCGATGACGCCGAGCACTGGCCGGGGCTCGAAGCCGCGTTGTGGGGCTGGGCGCCGGCAGCCGCTGTCGGCTCGCCGGCACGTTTCCGCCTGCTGCCGAAAAAGCGCGAGACGCTCGACCTGGCGCTGCGCCATCTCGTCGCGCAGGCTCCGGCGGCGGGTTCGGACGCCGGCTTGCCGGCGGCGATCGCCCTCGGGGCCGGGGCGCCTTTCGGCCAGGTGTGCGCGACCGACGCCTGTACCTTGTGCATGGCCTGTACCGGCGCCTGTCCGGCAGGCGCGCTGCGCGCCGCGAGCGACGGCTTCCGCCTCGAATTCGTCGAGAAGAATTGCCTGCAGTGCGGGCTGTGCGTCGCGTCCTGCCCGGAGGGTGCGCTCGGCCTCGAGGCGCGCCTGCTGCTCGGTGACGAAGCCCGCCATGCGCACACCCTGCGCGCGGCCGAGACGTTCCACTGCACGCGCTGCGGCAAGGCGATGGGCGCTGCGCCGCTGATCGAATCGATGGTCGCCCGCCTGTCCGCCCACGCCATGTTCGCGACCGAGGCCGAACGCGCCCGCCTGCGCATGTGCGGCGACTGCCGGGTGATTGACATGATGCAGACGGGTTCCGCCGTCAACGCCTGGGATCTCACCGAATGA
- a CDS encoding PilT/PilU family type 4a pilus ATPase, with the protein MERDQSLKFMHDLLRLMLQKNGSDLFITAGFPPAIKIDGRIVPQSNQLLQPQHTAELARAVMSDRQAAEFETHKECNFGISPAGIGRFRANAYIQQGKVGLVLRTIPQRIPGFDELGLPPVLRDIALAQRGLVIFVGGTGTGKTTSLASMVDFRNENTYGHIITVEDPIEFVHAHKNCIVSQREVGIDTESWEAALKNTLRQAPDVILMGEIRDRETMDYAIAFAETGHLCLATLHANSANQAIDRIINFFPEDRRQQLLMDLSLNLRAIVSQRLLPLKERKGRVPAVEILLNSPLIADLVFKGNIPEIKEIMKRSRELGMQTFDQALFGLYEDGRISYEDALRNADSVNDLRLQIKLHSKHGDHDVSSGIHNLDIV; encoded by the coding sequence ATGGAACGCGACCAGTCCCTCAAGTTCATGCACGACCTGCTGCGGCTGATGCTGCAGAAGAACGGCTCGGACCTGTTCATCACTGCGGGCTTTCCGCCGGCGATCAAGATCGACGGCCGCATCGTGCCGCAATCGAACCAGCTGCTGCAGCCCCAGCACACCGCCGAACTGGCGCGCGCAGTGATGAGCGACCGCCAGGCGGCCGAATTCGAAACGCACAAGGAATGCAATTTCGGCATCTCGCCCGCCGGCATCGGCCGCTTCCGTGCCAACGCCTACATCCAGCAGGGCAAGGTCGGACTGGTGTTGCGCACGATCCCGCAGCGCATTCCCGGTTTCGACGAGCTCGGCCTGCCGCCGGTGCTGCGCGACATCGCCCTGGCCCAGCGCGGGCTGGTGATCTTCGTCGGCGGCACCGGCACCGGCAAGACCACGTCACTGGCCTCGATGGTCGATTTCCGCAACGAGAACACCTACGGCCACATCATCACGGTCGAAGACCCGATCGAGTTCGTCCATGCGCACAAGAACTGCATCGTCTCCCAGCGCGAAGTCGGTATCGACACCGAGTCCTGGGAAGCGGCGCTGAAGAACACCCTGCGCCAGGCGCCCGACGTCATCCTGATGGGCGAGATCCGCGACCGCGAGACGATGGACTACGCCATCGCCTTCGCCGAGACCGGCCATCTGTGCCTGGCCACGCTGCATGCCAACAGCGCCAACCAGGCGATCGACCGGATCATCAACTTCTTCCCGGAAGACCGCCGCCAGCAGCTGCTGATGGACCTGTCGCTGAACCTGCGCGCGATCGTCTCCCAGCGCCTGCTGCCGCTGAAGGAGCGCAAGGGCCGGGTTCCGGCGGTGGAGATCCTGCTCAACTCGCCGCTGATCGCCGACCTCGTGTTCAAGGGCAACATTCCCGAGATCAAGGAAATCATGAAGCGCTCGCGTGAGCTGGGCATGCAGACGTTCGACCAGGCCCTGTTCGGGCTCTACGAGGACGGTCGGATCAGCTACGAAGACGCGCTGCGCAACGCCGACTCGGTCAACGATCTGCGCCTGCAGATCAAGCTCCACAGCAAGCACGGCGACCACGACGTCAGCAGCGGCATCCACAACCTCGACATCGTCTGA
- a CDS encoding type IV pilus twitching motility protein PilT: MDITELLAFAVKNKASDLHLSAGLPPMIRVHGDVRRINLPPMEHKEVHDMVYDIMNDAQRKQFEESWECDFSFAVPNLARFRVNAFNQNRGAGAVFRTIPTKVLSLEELNSPKIFKDIASQPRGIVLVTGPTGSGKSTTLAAMVDYVNENNYGHILTVEDPIEFVHESKRCLINQREVHRDTMSFNNALRAALREDPDVVLVGEMRDLETIRLALTAAETGHLVFGTLHTSSAAKTIDRIVDVFPAAEKDMVRSMLSESLRAVISQTLLKTKDGAGRVAAHEIMIGTPAIRNLIRENKIAQMYSSIQTGQNVGMQTLDQCLADLVRRNIVSAAEARVKAQNKDNFAG, from the coding sequence ATGGACATCACCGAACTGCTCGCTTTCGCCGTCAAGAACAAGGCCTCCGACCTCCACCTCTCGGCCGGCCTGCCGCCGATGATCCGCGTCCATGGCGACGTGCGCCGCATCAACCTGCCGCCGATGGAGCACAAGGAAGTGCACGACATGGTGTATGACATCATGAACGACGCCCAGCGCAAGCAGTTCGAGGAGAGCTGGGAGTGCGACTTCTCCTTCGCCGTGCCCAACCTCGCCCGCTTCCGCGTCAACGCCTTCAACCAGAACCGCGGCGCGGGCGCGGTGTTCCGCACCATCCCGACGAAAGTGCTGTCCCTCGAAGAGCTCAACAGCCCGAAGATCTTCAAGGACATCGCCAGCCAGCCGCGCGGCATCGTGCTCGTCACCGGGCCGACCGGCTCGGGCAAATCGACTACGCTCGCGGCGATGGTCGACTACGTGAACGAAAACAACTACGGCCACATCCTCACCGTCGAGGACCCGATCGAATTCGTCCATGAATCGAAGCGCTGCCTGATCAACCAGCGCGAAGTGCACCGCGACACGATGTCGTTCAACAACGCCCTGCGCGCGGCGCTGCGCGAAGACCCCGACGTCGTCCTGGTGGGCGAGATGCGCGACCTCGAGACCATCCGCCTCGCCCTCACCGCCGCCGAGACCGGCCACCTGGTGTTCGGCACCCTGCACACTTCGTCGGCGGCGAAGACCATCGACCGCATCGTCGACGTCTTTCCCGCCGCCGAAAAGGACATGGTCCGCTCGATGCTTTCGGAATCGTTGCGGGCGGTAATCTCGCAGACCCTGCTCAAGACCAAGGACGGTGCCGGCCGGGTCGCGGCGCACGAGATCATGATCGGCACTCCGGCGATCCGCAACCTGATCCGCGAAAACAAGATCGCCCAGATGTATTCGTCGATCCAGACCGGCCAGAACGTCGGCATGCAGACGCTGGACCAGTGCCTGGCCGACCTTGTCCGGCGCAACATCGTGTCGGCGGCCGAGGCCCGGGTGAAGGCGCAGAACAAGGATAACTTCGCCGGCTGA
- a CDS encoding THUMP domain-containing class I SAM-dependent RNA methyltransferase has protein sequence MAETFFSPCPRGLETLLAEELGRFGAGRVQPLHGGVSWEGDWAACQRANLESRLATRVMWRVAQGRYRAEVDIYKLAYSVTWAKWFTADDTIRIYVTAQKSPLKSLEFITLRVKDAVCDHFRTVAGQRPSVDTANPAVRIHLFLTADTATLYIDTSGEPLYKRGFKPAAVEAPLKENLAAGILRLSGWTPGETLLDPMCGSGTFLIEAAMIALDIAPGLGRRFGFERFRHHERSTWAAVRRAAESRRQAPRVLPLFGSDIVGEWVRRSRVNLDAAGLADCVRLDRADLLERTPPAAEGVMVANPPYGVRLGEAEELATFYPRLGDALKQRWGGWRCYFLTADPELPKRIGLKATRRTPLFNGALECRLYEYRMVAGSNRRKGGDEAAAR, from the coding sequence ATGGCCGAAACGTTTTTTTCTCCCTGCCCGCGCGGGCTCGAAACCCTGCTGGCGGAAGAGTTGGGCCGCTTCGGCGCAGGCCGGGTGCAGCCGCTGCACGGCGGCGTGAGCTGGGAGGGAGACTGGGCGGCCTGCCAGCGCGCGAATCTGGAAAGCCGGCTCGCCACCCGGGTGATGTGGCGGGTGGCGCAGGGGCGCTACCGCGCCGAGGTCGACATCTACAAGCTCGCCTACAGCGTGACCTGGGCGAAGTGGTTCACCGCCGACGACACGATCCGCATCTACGTCACCGCGCAGAAATCCCCGCTGAAGAGCCTGGAGTTCATCACCCTGCGGGTCAAGGACGCGGTCTGCGACCATTTCCGCACCGTCGCCGGGCAGCGGCCGAGCGTCGATACCGCGAATCCGGCGGTGCGCATCCACCTGTTCCTGACCGCAGACACCGCCACCCTGTACATCGACACTTCCGGCGAGCCGCTGTACAAGCGCGGCTTCAAGCCGGCCGCGGTGGAGGCGCCGCTGAAGGAGAACCTCGCCGCCGGCATCCTGCGCCTGTCCGGGTGGACGCCCGGCGAAACGCTGCTCGACCCGATGTGCGGCAGCGGCACCTTCCTCATCGAGGCCGCGATGATCGCGCTCGACATCGCTCCCGGCCTGGGGCGGCGGTTCGGCTTCGAGCGCTTCCGCCACCACGAGCGCAGCACCTGGGCGGCGGTCCGGCGCGCGGCCGAAAGCCGCCGCCAGGCGCCGCGGGTGCTGCCGCTGTTCGGCTCGGACATCGTCGGCGAGTGGGTGCGGCGCAGCCGGGTCAACCTCGATGCGGCCGGGCTGGCCGACTGCGTCCGCCTCGATCGCGCCGACCTGCTCGAGCGCACCCCGCCCGCGGCCGAAGGGGTGATGGTCGCCAACCCGCCCTACGGCGTGCGTCTGGGCGAGGCCGAGGAGCTCGCCACCTTCTATCCGCGGCTGGGCGATGCGCTCAAGCAGCGCTGGGGCGGCTGGCGCTGCTACTTCCTCACCGCCGACCCCGAGCTGCCGAAGCGGATCGGGCTGAAAGCGACCCGGCGCACGCCGCTGTTCAACGGCGCGCTCGAGTGCCGGCTGTACGAGTACCGCATGGTTGCCGGCAGCAACCGGCGCAAGGGCGGCGACGAGGCGGCCGCGCGCTGA
- a CDS encoding TorD/DmsD family molecular chaperone, translated as MNAVTELQPPPGLSAEDCARAEHYAVLARIFHAAPDAALLAALAQVGRTLGAAEGALPSAWAALGGAAQARSPQAVRDEFDALFVSVGKPRVIANGSWYLSGFLQEAPLAALRADLAELGLARRQGVAETEDHVAALAEVMRHLVVSGPDAAGLARQRRFFGRHLAPWYARLAQALTQAPEADFYAKAGGLLQAFLDVERAAFELLEAPA; from the coding sequence ATGAACGCCGTGACCGAGCTTCAGCCCCCGCCCGGCCTCTCCGCCGAGGACTGCGCCCGTGCCGAGCACTATGCCGTGCTCGCCCGTATTTTCCACGCCGCGCCCGATGCGGCCCTGCTTGCCGCCCTCGCCCAGGTCGGGCGCACGCTCGGCGCCGCCGAGGGCGCGCTGCCGTCGGCCTGGGCGGCACTCGGCGGCGCCGCGCAGGCGCGGTCGCCGCAGGCCGTCCGTGACGAGTTCGATGCGCTCTTCGTCAGCGTCGGCAAGCCGCGGGTGATCGCCAATGGTTCCTGGTACCTGAGCGGCTTCCTGCAGGAAGCACCGCTCGCCGCGTTGCGCGCCGACCTGGCCGAACTGGGCCTGGCGCGGCGCCAGGGGGTGGCCGAAACCGAGGATCACGTCGCCGCGCTCGCCGAAGTGATGCGCCACCTGGTCGTCAGCGGGCCCGATGCGGCCGGGCTCGCTCGCCAGCGGCGGTTTTTCGGCCGTCATCTGGCCCCCTGGTACGCCCGTCTGGCGCAGGCTCTGACGCAGGCGCCGGAGGCTGATTTCTACGCGAAGGCCGGTGGTCTGCTGCAGGCCTTCCTCGATGTCGAGCGCGCCGCGTTCGAGCTGCTGGAGGCGCCCGCCTAG